Proteins from a genomic interval of Nostoc sp. TCL240-02:
- a CDS encoding RNA helicase translates to MNYPAPSPELDLGSIFPFDLDQFQKEAIASLNAGRSVVVCAPTGSGKTLVGEYAIYRALSRGKRVFYTTPLKALSNQKLRDFREKFGFDQVGLLTGDASIHRDAPILVMTTEIFRNMLYGTPIGQVGISLVDVEAVILDECHYMNDRQRGTVWEESIIYCPREVQLAALSATVANSDQLTDWLNRVHGPTDLIYSDFRPVPLEFHFCNPKGLFPLLNDSKTKINPRLLQKKKGRGGERDRGRSGRPEASGIIYTLSQLEQRDMLPAIYFIFSRRGCDKAVAEVGDLWLVNNEESQILRQQIDDFLARNPEAGRSGQIAPLYRGIAAHHAGILPAWKALVEELFQQGLIKVVFATETLAAGINMPARTTVISTLSKRTDTGHRLLNASEFLQMAGRAGRRGMDKQGHVVTVQTPFEGAKEAAYLGTSKPDPLVSQFTPSYGMVLNLLQTHTLDQTRELIERSFGQYMATLHLRPEYDEIAELEKQLAQLHEQIAAVDENELAIYEKLRQRLKVERQILKTLQEQAQEDRQEELGMMLDFAVSGTLLSLKGKNITVSSPVTAVLVGKSPGSGQAPYLVCLGHDNRWYVATTGDVVDLYAELPRIEVSPDILPPPEMPLKPGQSRRGNEETFAIATRIPNPIESLHLAPEVAEQLSRTAAIQEQLEAHPLHQSGNAATLFKRRAKYVELEAELEQLQGQVEQQSQRHWEEFLNLILILQHFGALDNLVPTQLGRIAAAIRGENELWLGLVFASGELDNLDPHHLAAAAAGLVMETPRPDSKVNFELSNEVAEALAKLRGIRRQMFQLQRRYNVALPIWLEFELIAIVEQWALGMEWTELCENTTLDEGDVVRILRRTLDLLSQIPHVPHLPDSFQRNAYRAMQLIDRFPVNEVVE, encoded by the coding sequence GTGAATTATCCTGCGCCGTCTCCAGAACTTGACTTAGGGTCTATATTTCCCTTTGATCTAGATCAGTTTCAAAAAGAAGCGATCGCGTCCCTAAACGCCGGACGCTCCGTAGTCGTTTGTGCGCCCACAGGTTCGGGCAAAACGTTAGTCGGGGAATACGCCATTTATCGCGCCCTGTCGCGAGGAAAACGTGTATTTTATACTACTCCCCTAAAGGCGCTGTCGAATCAAAAATTACGTGACTTTCGAGAAAAATTCGGGTTTGATCAAGTCGGACTGTTAACTGGAGATGCCTCCATTCACAGGGATGCACCGATTTTGGTGATGACCACAGAAATTTTCCGAAATATGCTCTATGGCACACCTATCGGGCAAGTCGGCATCTCATTAGTAGACGTGGAAGCGGTGATACTTGATGAGTGCCACTACATGAACGATCGCCAGCGCGGTACAGTTTGGGAAGAATCCATCATTTATTGTCCCCGTGAAGTGCAACTGGCAGCCCTCTCAGCAACGGTTGCTAATAGCGATCAACTCACCGATTGGTTAAATCGCGTTCACGGCCCAACAGACCTGATTTACTCTGATTTTCGCCCAGTTCCCTTGGAATTTCACTTTTGCAATCCCAAAGGGTTATTTCCCCTGTTGAATGATAGCAAAACCAAAATTAACCCCCGTCTTCTTCAGAAGAAGAAGGGCAGAGGGGGAGAAAGGGACAGGGGGAGAAGTGGTAGACCAGAAGCTTCTGGTATAATTTATACATTGAGCCAGTTAGAGCAAAGGGATATGCTACCAGCTATTTACTTCATTTTCAGTCGCCGGGGATGTGATAAAGCGGTGGCTGAAGTGGGTGATTTATGGCTGGTAAATAATGAAGAATCCCAGATTTTACGGCAACAAATTGATGACTTTTTAGCCCGCAATCCCGAAGCTGGGCGTTCTGGACAAATTGCCCCTCTATACCGGGGAATTGCTGCCCACCACGCCGGGATTCTACCTGCATGGAAAGCACTGGTAGAAGAACTATTTCAGCAAGGGCTGATTAAAGTAGTATTCGCCACTGAGACGCTGGCTGCGGGAATTAATATGCCCGCTCGGACAACGGTAATTTCTACCCTTTCCAAGCGGACTGACACCGGACACCGCCTGTTGAATGCTTCCGAATTCTTGCAAATGGCGGGACGGGCAGGCCGTCGGGGAATGGATAAACAAGGTCATGTGGTGACAGTCCAAACTCCCTTTGAAGGGGCCAAAGAAGCCGCGTATTTGGGAACATCCAAGCCAGACCCCCTCGTAAGCCAGTTTACGCCCAGTTATGGGATGGTACTCAACTTGCTGCAAACCCACACCCTAGACCAAACCAGGGAACTGATAGAACGCAGTTTTGGACAGTACATGGCCACCTTGCATCTAAGGCCAGAATACGATGAGATTGCCGAACTAGAAAAACAATTAGCTCAACTTCACGAGCAAATCGCCGCAGTTGATGAAAATGAACTGGCTATTTATGAGAAATTACGGCAACGTCTGAAAGTCGAACGCCAGATATTAAAAACCCTGCAAGAGCAAGCGCAGGAAGATAGACAAGAAGAACTGGGGATGATGTTGGACTTTGCAGTGTCAGGAACTCTGTTAAGTCTCAAAGGCAAAAACATCACAGTGTCTTCACCTGTAACCGCAGTGTTAGTGGGAAAATCGCCGGGTTCTGGTCAAGCTCCTTACTTGGTATGCTTAGGGCATGATAATCGCTGGTATGTGGCAACCACAGGGGATGTAGTCGATTTGTATGCTGAACTGCCGCGAATTGAAGTGTCACCGGATATACTACCACCGCCAGAGATGCCCTTGAAGCCCGGACAGTCGCGCCGTGGTAACGAAGAAACTTTTGCGATCGCTACGCGTATTCCCAATCCGATAGAATCTTTGCATCTAGCACCAGAAGTAGCAGAACAACTCAGTCGCACTGCTGCCATCCAAGAGCAATTAGAAGCTCATCCCTTACATCAATCAGGCAATGCTGCCACCCTTTTCAAGCGTCGCGCCAAATATGTCGAACTAGAAGCCGAACTCGAACAGTTGCAAGGGCAAGTAGAACAACAGTCACAACGTCACTGGGAAGAATTTCTCAATTTAATCTTAATTTTGCAACACTTTGGCGCTTTAGATAACTTAGTGCCCACACAATTAGGGCGAATTGCTGCCGCCATTCGGGGTGAGAATGAATTGTGGTTGGGTTTGGTATTCGCTAGTGGTGAATTGGACAACTTAGATCCCCACCATTTAGCCGCCGCCGCCGCCGGTTTGGTGATGGAAACACCCCGTCCAGATAGCAAGGTTAACTTTGAACTTAGTAATGAAGTGGCAGAAGCCTTAGCAAAATTGCGGGGAATTCGTCGCCAAATGTTCCAACTACAACGGCGGTATAACGTAGCGCTACCTATATGGTTAGAGTTTGAGTTAATTGCCATAGTAGAACAATGGGCGCTCGGAATGGAGTGGACAGAACTCTGCGAAAACACCACCTTAGATGAAGGCGATGTGGTGAGAATTCTCCGCCGGACGTTGGATTTATTATCACAAATACCTCACGTTCCACATCTGCCAGACTCTTTTCAGCGTAATGCTTATCGGGCGATGCAGTTGATTGATAGATTCCCTGTGAATGAAGTGGTTGAATAA
- a CDS encoding heavy metal translocating P-type ATPase, whose protein sequence is MKQKLHSESSGCCNGEHNHHENHNDAHNHTHDENHNHDHNHDHGGEFNLKNELLPLVAILSLYVPGVIFENQLHNTFYSIGEYLLFIPAYLLSGWSVLKTAGRNILKGRLFDETFLMTVATLGAIAIHKLPEAVGVMLFYKIGELFQDLAVSRSRSSIKALLEVRPDYANIQIEGELKKVRPETVNIGDIIVVKPGEKIPLDGEIIDGNSQVDTSALTGESVPRTVRLGEIVLAGMINKMGVLSIRVTKLFDDSAIAKILDLVQNAKSKKAETEKFITKFARYYTPIVVFISLAVALLPPLFISSASSSEWIYRALILLVISCPCGLVISIPLGYFGGVGGAAKRGILVKGSTFLDTLNAVNTVVFDKTGTLTKGVFKVVKTVALNGYNETELLQLAAKVESRSNHPIAQSILKAYGGKIDEFEVRDYEEIAGYGIRAKVENRVVIAGSDRLLHRENIAHDNCQLEGTVVHLAVDNIYAGYIVIADELKEDARHAIQALKRIGVQRTVMLTGDNQAIASRIAEQLGIDAYEAELLPEEKVNAIEKLLSTADKHGKVAFVGDGINDAPVIARADVGMAMGGLGSDAAIETADIVIMTDAPSKVAEAIQIARKTRQIVWQNIGFALAIKAVFIGLGILGIATMWEAVFADVGVALLAILNATRAMK, encoded by the coding sequence ATGAAGCAAAAACTACATTCAGAATCTTCAGGTTGTTGCAATGGTGAACACAATCATCATGAGAATCATAACGACGCTCATAATCATACCCATGATGAGAATCATAACCATGACCACAATCACGATCATGGTGGAGAATTCAATCTAAAAAATGAGCTATTGCCTTTGGTAGCAATTTTAAGTTTATATGTGCCTGGTGTAATTTTTGAAAATCAATTACATAATACATTCTACTCAATAGGTGAATATCTGCTTTTCATCCCTGCCTATTTATTGAGTGGATGGAGTGTTTTAAAAACTGCTGGACGCAATATACTTAAAGGTAGATTATTTGACGAAACTTTTTTGATGACAGTAGCGACATTAGGGGCGATCGCAATTCATAAATTGCCCGAAGCTGTTGGAGTCATGCTATTTTATAAAATTGGCGAATTGTTCCAGGATCTTGCCGTTAGTCGTTCCCGTAGTTCCATCAAAGCCTTATTAGAAGTCCGTCCAGACTATGCAAATATCCAAATCGAGGGGGAACTAAAAAAAGTCCGCCCAGAAACAGTAAATATTGGAGATATTATCGTCGTCAAACCTGGGGAAAAGATTCCCTTGGATGGTGAGATTATAGATGGAAATTCGCAAGTTGATACATCTGCATTAACTGGAGAATCTGTACCGCGAACAGTGAGGCTGGGTGAAATAGTTTTGGCTGGGATGATAAATAAAATGGGTGTTCTCAGCATTAGAGTCACCAAACTATTTGATGACTCTGCTATTGCCAAGATTTTAGACTTGGTGCAAAATGCCAAAAGCAAAAAAGCAGAGACAGAAAAATTTATTACTAAATTTGCCCGATATTATACGCCAATAGTAGTTTTTATATCTCTAGCAGTTGCTTTATTACCTCCTTTATTCATTTCTAGTGCAAGTTCTTCAGAATGGATTTATCGTGCCTTAATTTTGCTAGTTATTTCCTGTCCTTGTGGACTCGTTATCAGTATTCCGTTAGGTTACTTTGGAGGAGTGGGAGGTGCAGCTAAACGGGGGATTTTGGTTAAAGGCTCTACTTTTTTAGATACTCTAAATGCAGTCAATACAGTTGTATTTGATAAAACTGGAACGTTAACTAAAGGCGTATTTAAAGTAGTAAAAACAGTAGCATTAAATGGCTACAATGAAACAGAATTGCTGCAATTAGCTGCCAAAGTAGAATCGCGCTCAAATCATCCCATCGCTCAATCTATCCTTAAGGCTTATGGGGGAAAGATTGATGAATTTGAGGTGAGAGATTATGAAGAGATTGCAGGCTATGGAATTAGAGCCAAGGTTGAAAATAGGGTAGTGATAGCGGGAAGCGATCGCTTACTCCATAGAGAGAATATTGCTCATGATAATTGCCAGCTAGAGGGAACAGTCGTTCATTTAGCAGTGGATAATATTTACGCTGGTTATATTGTCATTGCTGATGAACTGAAAGAAGATGCGAGACACGCTATTCAAGCACTCAAGCGAATCGGTGTACAAAGAACAGTAATGTTGACTGGAGATAATCAAGCGATCGCTTCCCGAATTGCCGAACAGCTAGGCATAGATGCTTACGAAGCCGAGTTATTACCAGAAGAAAAAGTTAATGCCATTGAGAAATTACTCAGCACCGCCGACAAGCATGGTAAAGTTGCCTTTGTTGGGGATGGTATTAATGATGCGCCAGTGATTGCTAGAGCTGATGTTGGGATGGCAATGGGTGGCTTAGGTTCAGATGCAGCCATTGAAACTGCTGATATTGTCATCATGACAGATGCGCCGTCAAAGGTAGCAGAAGCAATACAAATCGCCAGAAAAACAAGGCAAATAGTTTGGCAAAATATTGGCTTTGCGTTAGCAATTAAAGCTGTGTTTATTGGATTAGGTATTTTAGGTATAGCGACAATGTGGGAAGCTGTCTTTGCTGATGTTGGAGTAGCATTGCTGGCAATTTTAAATGCAACTAGAGCGATGAAATAA
- a CDS encoding aromatic ring-hydroxylating dioxygenase subunit alpha, with protein sequence MNLNSQTSSSTRKPKTFNNPERFIEGWYWVIPSQNLRVGEVKPVTILGRELVIYRGKDRRVTTFDAYCPHMGAHLAEGKVEGNALRCFFHHWKFDAEGMCIDIPCLDTPPSLKLQTWPTAEKYGMIWVWTGEIPQQPLPFIPELEQKECDVAIHSHFLMNCHPNVVMINAIDTQHVNTVHKLPIEIIFERQELNENAIIFSNTTHIKENSSFIKLIRLFYKNAITYSICYWYGSIGIVTLGPDFFHVHTMFAVRLHEGGKAEGQILLITKKRKGFFGWLSNRVVLWLTKIAGTFFLMGDIKIVQTIKFDLKTPIKADQSIMQFINYVERQQSLMWGTWQEARSRDVESKPKRERWQDTTSND encoded by the coding sequence ATGAATCTCAACTCGCAGACTTCTAGCTCAACCCGTAAACCTAAAACTTTCAATAATCCAGAGCGTTTTATTGAAGGATGGTATTGGGTAATACCCTCTCAAAATCTGCGGGTGGGTGAAGTAAAACCTGTCACGATTTTGGGCAGAGAACTAGTGATTTACCGTGGTAAGGACAGAAGAGTAACTACCTTTGATGCCTACTGTCCCCACATGGGCGCTCATCTTGCTGAAGGCAAAGTTGAGGGTAATGCACTCCGTTGTTTCTTCCATCACTGGAAGTTTGATGCTGAAGGGATGTGTATTGATATCCCATGTTTAGATACGCCGCCTTCACTAAAGTTACAAACTTGGCCCACTGCTGAAAAGTACGGCATGATTTGGGTTTGGACTGGAGAAATACCACAACAACCCCTACCTTTTATTCCCGAATTAGAACAAAAAGAGTGTGATGTCGCTATCCATTCTCACTTTCTAATGAACTGTCACCCCAATGTGGTGATGATTAATGCGATTGATACTCAACATGTCAATACAGTCCATAAACTACCAATAGAAATTATTTTTGAAAGACAGGAACTGAACGAAAATGCAATTATCTTCAGTAACACTACACACATTAAAGAGAATTCATCTTTCATTAAACTCATCCGTCTTTTCTACAAAAATGCCATAACTTACAGTATTTGCTATTGGTACGGTAGCATTGGCATTGTGACACTTGGTCCCGATTTCTTCCATGTCCACACAATGTTTGCAGTTCGCCTCCATGAAGGTGGAAAAGCTGAAGGTCAAATCCTGTTAATTACTAAGAAACGTAAAGGATTTTTTGGTTGGTTATCCAATCGAGTGGTGTTATGGCTGACTAAGATTGCAGGTACATTTTTTCTCATGGGTGACATCAAGATTGTCCAAACAATTAAGTTTGATTTAAAAACTCCAATCAAAGCAGATCAGTCAATCATGCAGTTTATTAACTATGTTGAAAGGCAGCAATCTCTAATGTGGGGGACTTGGCAAGAAGCGCGATCGCGCGATGTAGAGAGCAAGCCTAAGCGTGAGAGATGGCAAGATACAACGAGTAATGACTAA
- a CDS encoding heavy metal-responsive transcriptional regulator, translating to MLTQETKLLLIGQVTDISGIPIRTIRYYESLGLIKSSRRTEGGFRQFSLDVLTRLAFIKRAQNLGLSLEEIGNILQVYDQGQAPCGEIKEKLQDKLLQIDRQIDQLLTLRSEIKGLLSGWKNIGDQYEDTICPIIQNIPQC from the coding sequence GTGTTAACTCAGGAGACAAAACTGCTTTTAATTGGTCAGGTAACAGATATAAGCGGAATCCCTATCAGGACAATTCGCTATTACGAGAGTTTAGGTTTAATCAAATCATCAAGACGAACAGAGGGAGGCTTCCGTCAGTTTTCATTGGATGTGCTGACTCGTCTAGCGTTCATTAAAAGGGCACAAAATCTTGGTCTGAGCTTAGAGGAGATTGGAAATATTCTTCAGGTCTATGACCAAGGACAAGCTCCCTGTGGTGAAATCAAAGAAAAGCTCCAGGACAAGCTTTTGCAAATTGATCGCCAAATCGATCAGTTGTTAACTTTGCGATCTGAAATAAAGGGATTACTTTCAGGCTGGAAGAATATCGGCGACCAGTATGAAGATACAATTTGTCCCATTATTCAAAATATCCCTCAGTGCTGA
- a CDS encoding response regulator transcription factor, whose amino-acid sequence MTAHILLVEDEVKLARFVELELSSEGYQVSVAHDGIAGLTLARDSSPDLAILDWMLPGLTGLEICRRLRATGSTVPVILLTAKDEVSDRVAGLDAGADDYVVKPFSIEELLARIRAHLRRTQETAEDLLQFEDLSLNRRTREVFREKRSIELTAKEFDLLEYLLSHPRQVFTRDQILEKVWGYDFMGDSNIIEVYIRYLRLKLEENNEKRLIHTVRGVGYALREQS is encoded by the coding sequence ATGACAGCACATATCCTTTTGGTGGAAGATGAAGTCAAACTAGCACGATTTGTTGAATTAGAGCTAAGTAGCGAAGGATACCAAGTAAGTGTAGCTCATGATGGGATTGCCGGTCTCACCCTAGCGCGAGACTCATCGCCAGATTTAGCGATTCTGGATTGGATGTTACCAGGTTTAACAGGTTTAGAAATTTGTCGCCGTTTGCGAGCAACAGGTAGTACAGTACCAGTAATTTTATTGACAGCAAAAGATGAAGTGAGCGATCGCGTTGCCGGATTAGATGCGGGAGCCGATGATTATGTAGTTAAGCCCTTCAGCATAGAGGAATTACTAGCTAGAATTCGCGCCCATCTACGCCGTACGCAAGAAACAGCCGAAGATTTGTTGCAATTTGAAGATTTAAGCTTAAATCGTCGCACTCGTGAAGTTTTTCGGGAAAAACGAAGCATTGAGTTAACAGCAAAAGAGTTTGACTTATTAGAATATCTCCTTTCACATCCCCGTCAAGTGTTTACTAGAGATCAAATTTTAGAGAAAGTTTGGGGTTACGATTTCATGGGTGATTCTAATATTATTGAAGTATATATTCGTTATTTGCGACTCAAATTAGAAGAGAATAATGAAAAGCGTTTGATTCATACAGTCCGTGGTGTAGGCTATGCACTACGGGAACAATCGTAA
- a CDS encoding ribbon-helix-helix protein, CopG family: MNKKWAVKRLTVNLTAEEMKKLEHYCALTGRPATDVIRELLRSLEVDNTENSEMATADSKTTVGSGSKLQ, encoded by the coding sequence ATGAATAAAAAATGGGCTGTCAAACGGCTAACAGTAAATCTCACGGCTGAGGAAATGAAGAAACTTGAACACTACTGTGCTTTGACAGGTAGGCCAGCAACAGACGTAATTCGAGAATTACTCCGATCTCTTGAGGTTGACAATACTGAAAACTCTGAAATGGCAACAGCAGACTCAAAAACAACAGTTGGCAGTGGCTCAAAATTACAGTAA